In Tenebrio molitor chromosome 1, icTenMoli1.1, whole genome shotgun sequence, the sequence GTCGAATCCTTTGGGAGATGTCAAGCAGCAAGCGGTACTCGAAGTTACACGTAATACAGAGATTTAGGTGAGGGAGTAAGGTTTTAAGGGTGCATTTGTAGCGGAGAAGGAGTTGCGTCGTCCTAAATTGAAGCAAGGACTCCAGGACCAGACCGTAGTGAAGAAAAATTCGGTCACTTTCAAGACCGTAGTCGTGGGAGATCCGGTTCCGGTGGCGACTTGGTGCATCGACGGCAGGGAGATCACCAACGCGGAGTACGAGAAGTACAAGATCATTTTGGAAACGGAAGATCACGAGATTCAAGATGGCTTGAAGGAATGCACCTATTCTCTGACGATCCCCAGATGTGAGTACTCGTAGTGCCAATTGGGTCAGTGTCAAGATCAAATCGTCAGGTGATAGATGCAACGGTGGGAAGTACTCGTTCAACGCCAAAAATAAGTGGGGAGAGTGCGACAGCAGCGCCCAACTCACCATCGTCTTGAGACCCGAGATCGAGGGCCCCCAGAACGTTTCAGTCATCCCGGGAGAGGCCACGGAGCTCATATGTAAGATTCAATCGAACCCTGTGCCGGAAGTCACCTGGACCAAGGACGACCAAGCGGTCAAAGCGACCGAGAGCGTCCAAATCGTCGCCGACGTTGCCAACGAGACTTACAGGATCATTTTCAAGAAAGCACTAATGTCCGACGACGGATATTACAAGGTCACTGCCAAAAATAATCTTGGCGAGAGCTCGGCCGAGGCACGCCTCAAGACTGTTAGTAAGTAGTGTGCTTGTGAAATGTTGTCCCTGTTTTGGGGTACACGACCGTGACTCATCTGCGACTTTGTTTTTACAGAAGAAGCAGAACCCTCTAGTAAGTGTCCACCAAGTTTCCGCCTCTCTCTGTGCTTAATGTCTAACCGCCATTCGCTTTAACCTCACTCTTTTCGCTTTTGCACGGTACTCACTGATGCGATTCTAGCCGAAAAGCCAACGATCATCACCGGCTTGACCGACGATCAAGTCGAACACACCAAAGAGATGTCGGTGATGGTGCGAGCCGATGGCTTGCCCAAACCCGACATCAAATGGTTCCTCGACGACAAACCACTCGTCGAGGACGCCAACCACACCGTCGAGACGCACAAAGAGGCGCAAGTCACCAGCACTCTCACCGTCAGCAACTTCAACCAAGCCGACTCCGGAATAGTAAGTTTGCCCAGGCGGAGGCGGTGCGCGATTGAACATGTTGTTGCAGTACAAAGCGGTGGCGGCGAACGTGGCCGGGGATGCCGAGACCGCGGCTCGCATTGTCATGGTGCAGACTTCTCCGAGCTTTGGGAAGAAATTGGAGCGCTCCGAGGACGTCAACGAGGGAGAGCCGTTGGAGCTCAAGGCGAAGATCAACGGAAGTCCCAAGCCTACGGTGGCATGGTTCAAAAACGGCGAACCCATCGACGACGAAAGGGTCAAGACGACGGTGCTGCCCGACGGGACCGTGAAACTCAACATCGAGAAGGCCGAACCTGGTGACAGTGGCGCCTACAAACTGGTCATCAAGAATCCCAACGGAGAGTCGTCATGTCTTTGCGCCGTTGCCGTAGCTCGTAAGGGCCCAACTCGCATCTTCGGGCAAACAGTTTATCATATTTTTCTGTAGAGAAACCCCAAAGACCCAAGTTCCTCAAATGCTTCAAGGACGCCAAGATCGCCACCGGCGAAAGCCTCCGCCTCGAGGCCACCGTCCAGGCGCACCCTCCCCCGGAGATCAAGTGGCTCAAGGACGGCGTCCCCGTGCGTGTCTCCTCGAACGTCCACTTCGAGATGCACCCCGACGGCAAAGTCGCCCTGATCGTGGACTGCGCCCGTCCGGAGAACGCCGGCAAGTACGAACTCGTCGTCTCCAACAAGTACGGCGACGCCATGGGAGAAGCGAACGTCGAAGTGGAGAAGAAACCCACCAAACCAGAATTCCTGACTCGCCTCTTCCCACAGACCGTCGTGGAGGGCTTCCCCGTGAAGTTCGAAGTGAAGGCGGTGGGTCATCCGCCCCCGAAGATCACTTGGTCGAGGAACGGCGCCGAGGTGATTTCCGACGCCAAGCACGTGAAAATCTCGGACTTGCCGGACGGTAGCAGCGTCCTGGTGTTGGACGCCGCCAACCAGGCCCGCGACGGCCTCACCTACAGAGCCATCGCAATAAACGACGCTGGAGAGGCGGAGACCAGCGCCGCCCTCACTGTCAAACCGGCGAACGACGATGATCGACCGGAAGAAGAACCCACCTTCTTGCATCCGCTCAAGGACGCGGTTGCCGACGAAGGACAGAATCTCGTGCTGGCGGCGCCGTTCGCGGCGAATCCTGTTCCAAGTGTGGAGTGGAGCAAGGATGGAGTGCCGTTGGAACCGTCCGATAGGATTTTGTTCACTTGTGATGGTAGAAAAGTCGGTCTGGAAATTATCAATGCCGTACCATCAGATGCTGGTCAGTACTCGGTCACCATCACCAACCCGTTGGGAAAAGAGTCCTCCGAAGCCAAAGCTACGGTCCATAAAGTCTTCATGCCGCCGTCTTTCACCCAGACTTTCACAGATTTGCAGCAACTCCCAGGACGCGATGCCAAGTTTCCGTGCAGGGTTACGGGAGTACCGCAACCGGAAGTTACCTGGTCGAAAGACGGAATCCCGATCAAGGAGTCCGACAAGTTCCACATCAAACGAGAGGGAGATTTGTGTTGTTTGTACATCCTCAATTGCGAACCGGACGATGCTGCAGTTTATAGAGCCACCGCCACCAACAAGGAGGGAGAAGAGATCTGCACCGCTTCATTGGAAGTGGTCGATCAGATGTGAGTAGTGTGTGTACCCGGCGCATCCGCCATTTTGgaataaaacatttgttaCTCCATTTCTTGACGTGTGTTaaaatatgtctattagagaatcaaaatggcggcaaattacaaaaaatatttgcgagCAAGTGGGCTGGTACTTGGTTTAGTTAACGTTAAACTTGCACCTGCTTACTTTGCCCGCTTGAGTACAGATTCGTTACCTACCATTTTATCGTTCGTTTGTGCAGCAAAGCCCAGAAGAAGATCGAACCTCCCACATTCCTGAAACGCATCGGCGACACCGAACTCTTCAAGGGCATGACGGCCAAATTCACGGCTTGTGCCTCCGGCTACCCGGAACCCGAAGTCGAATGGTACCACAACGATCACAAACTGTTCCCCTCGAAACGCATCAAGATGGAGACGGATCGTGCCGGTCTCCTTCGCTTGACGATCTCCGACCTGGACGAGGGCGACCTCGGCAAGTACACCTGCAAGATCACCAACGAGTACGGCGGCGACATCTGCCACGCCAATCTGAACCTCGACGAAGGCCTCGAGGCCCGAGCCAAGCGCCCCATCACCGATCAATACTCCGAATTCGACAAGTACAAGAGGAGCGGTGCCCCGGTACCTCTCTCCGACCCGCCGATCATCTCGCAGATGACGGACAGGCACTGCACCCTCTCCTGGAAACCGTCGATTCCTTCGGGACTCAGGTCTCCAGTTACCTACCAGTTGGAGATGTGCGAGTTGCCCAACGGGGATTGGTTCACCGTGCGGACGGGGATCAGGAGTTGCACGTGCGGCGTGCGCAACCTGGAGCCCTTCAGGGACTACAAGTTTAGAGTGAGGGTGGAGAACAAGTACGGTCTCAGCGATCCCTCCCCCTACGCCTTGACACACAGGTGAGTGTCGGCTCTGTCGGAGTTATTCGTTGAAGGTTTGGGTGTCGTAGGGCCAAACTGGAGCTGGATTTGCCCAAATTCGTGCCGTATCTCCCTCCAGAGATCGACTTTCGCCCGGAGACTTCTCCCTATTTCCCCAAGGACTTCGATATAGAGCGCCCGCCGCACGACAATATGGCTCAAGCTCCGAGATTCTTGCGACAAGAGCATGACACTCAGTACGGAGTCAAGGACCAGAACACCAATCTCTTCTGGTTCGTCTACGGCTACCCCAAGCCCAAGGTCAGTTTCTACTTCAACGATGAACCAATCGAGAGCGGGGGACGTTTCGATATGAGCTACACTCGCAACGGACAAGCCACTCTCTTCATCAACAAGTAAATAAAGAGTGGGAGGAAGACTTCTTGTACATCGATTCTTTTGCAGAATGTTGGACAGAGACGTCGGTTGGTACGAAGCCGTCGCGAGGAACGAACACGGAGAGGCCAGACAGAGAGTCCGTCTGGAGATCGCCGAATTTCCGGAGTTCATCCGCAGGCCCGAAATCCAATACGTCATGCACAGGGGCAAAGGCCGCTTCGACGCTCGAATCGTCGGGGTGCCCTATCCGGAGATCAAATGGTTCAAAGACTGGAAACCTCTGGCCACGTCCACCAGGATCAAGGTAAAAGAGGAATTCATTTTCGTCCAGTTGGATCCAGCGGTTTCTTCTAGATCCAATTCATCGAACCCGACACCGCCATTTTGGTCATCAACGACATCATCAGCAAAGATGAGGGTCTGTACTCGGTGAGCGCGCGGAACGTGGCCGGCTCCATCTCCAGCAGCGCCATGCTCTACGTCGAAGACAACGACCTCGACTACAACATCCACACGTACAGGAACCTGGCCGAGATGAAACCGAAGAAGAAGCCTTTGACAGACGTGTACGACTTAGGTGATGAACTGGGTCGCGGCACCCAAGGAGTGACCTACCACGCCGTGGAGCGACTCAATGGACGCAGCTACGCCGGTAAGGTGATGCATGGGCGCGGAGAACTCAGACCCTTCATGTACAACGAACTGGAGATCCTCAATCAGCTGCGCCACCGCAAACTGATCTCCCTCCACGACAGCTACGAGACCAGCGACTCCCTAGCCCTCATCCTGGAACTGGGAGGCGGAGGCGAGCTCGTCAAGGACTACCTCCTCAAGCAGGACTACTACACCGAAAGGGAGATCGCCGGATTCATCAGACAGCTGCTTCAGGGCCTGGAATACATGCACGGCCGGGGCTTTGGCCACATGGGTCTCAACGTAAGTCCCCCGAATCGCCGGGCCACGCTCACGTCGTTTGTTTCAGATCGGGGATTTGTTGATCTCCCACCCCGGAGGAGACGACCTCAAGATCACCGATTTCGGACTGTCGAGGAGGATCACGATGGGTAATTTGGCCCCGCTACTGTACGGAGTACCGGAGTACGCCAGTCCCGAAGCCGTGAACGGAGAAGGAACCGGTCTGGGACAAGACATGTGGAGCGTAGGCATCATCACCTACATCCTCCTCTCGGGACGGTCTCCCTTCAGAGGTAACGACGACAGAGAGACCTTGAAGAACGTCCAGGCCGGCAAGTGGACCTTCGACGAGGATTGGTGGTTGCACATCAGCGCCGAAGCCAAAGACTTCATCTCGAAGCTCCTAGTCTACCAATCCGAGGGCAGGATGGATGTCCACGCCGCTCTCAGACATCCATGGCTGGAGCGGGCTGACAAGATCTACTCAGACGAATACAGGATCAGCAGCAAATACTTGGAAAGCTACTACAAGCTCTTCAGGTGAGGACCGGTACCGTCGAGAACCGTGTTGAACGTTCGCTCGTAGGGAGTGGTACGACAATGCCTCTTGCAAGAAGTGGCTCCGTCGTCGCACCCTCGAAAGCGCTTTCACTCACCCGTCCAGGATGGTCTACCCGCCTGGCGAATACGACTCCCCAAAAGTCACCCCGTCACCCGCCAAAGCTCCCAGATTGCCCACCTGGGAGGATCTGATCCCCGCCAGGTCGCCCCTCAATTACGAGATAGGCGCTTTCAAGTCGGAGAGTCAGTAAGTGTTCAGTTGAGGCTAGATCGAAAggatttttacttaatttttttgtagttaCCAAAACGGACCCGACACTTATCTGTTACAACTGAGAGACGTGGACTTCCCGGTGCGCCTCCGCGAGTACATGAAAGTGGCCGGGAACAGAATTCCAAACGCCGGTTTCATCATCTCCGACGAGAACGGCTTCAACTGGAAGGTGCGATTTGTTCGTTTTATTTACAGAGGTGAAGACTGACGTTTTGCAGACACCAACGATCAGGGAACGTCGCCGCTTCACCGATATCATGGACGAAGAAATCGACGACGAGAGGAAGGCGAGGATCAACCGATATGGCACCAGCGAGAGTTCTTCGGGGATCCGGAGACTGAAACACGAGCTGGGCTCACGTCTCGACACCTACGTGGAAGCCGAAGCCTATCTAGAGAGCAGATATGACGGCCGGCTGCCCTTCTTCAGAGAGAAACCCCAGATGATCGCTATGGTGGAAGGACAAGACGCCGAGATGACTTGTTTCGCTGTAGGGGAGCCCGAGCCGCTGGTCCAGTGGTTCAAGTGAGTAAAAACTGTCGGTTGGACTCGTTTAAAATATCGTCGCACAGAAACGACTCGATCATCGCCGAATCCCACCGGAACAAGATCGAGACTGACGAGCAGGGCCGGTCCCACCTTAGGCTGACCCCAGCGCTGGGCTTCGACCAAGGCTTCTACAAGGTGGTGGCGCGCAACAAGATCGGGCAGACCGTTGCCAGAGCCAGGATCGTCTTGGGGGCCGTCCCAGACGAGCCGGACTCGCCCGCGGCGAGCCAAGTCTCCGACTCTGAAGTCTTCCTCACCTGGAAGCAACCCAAATTCGACGGAAACTCGCCGGTTCTTTGCTACAGCCTCGAGTACAAACTCGCCGATGCCGTTGACTGGATCAAGCAAGCCGACAATATCGACCACGAGTTCTACTTCATGAGGGGGCTGGAGCCGAGCAAGACTTACATGTTCAGATTGGCCGCCAGGAATGCCATCGGATGGAGCGACTTCGGGGTCCCCACGGGACTGATCAGGACCAAGGAAGAGGGAGCCCCCAAGATTCACCTCAGTCCAGCCGTGCTGCACCTACAGCAGATCACGGACAGCGGACAACAAGTGGAAGTCGAGATCAGCACGTACCCTGACTACACCAAAGAATCGCAACCTGTAGAGTGGGAAAGCGGCAACGCTCAAGAAAACTATGACTTCATTTCGGAGATATCGAGGTAAGGTGGAGACTCCTGGGTCCAGATTTTGGTAGTAATTCGTTGGCAGAGGTCGGTTCTCGTCGGTCCTGAAGGCGATCGACAAGCGCTCCGATGCCGTCGTCGTCGCCAAAGTCCTCGAGCTCGGCTCCGACAGAGCCGAAGAAGTCGAGGGGGAGTTCGCGGCCCTCAGGTCGCTCCGTCACGAGAGGGTTGCGGCTTTGTTCGCGGCCTACAAGAGCGGTTCGAGTCCCGTCGCCGTCTTCATCTTGGAGAAGCTCCAAGGCGCCGACGTTTTGACTTACTTGGCCACCAAACACGAGTACAGCGAGCAAACCGTCGCTACCATAGTCTCACAAGTAAGACGCTTCCGCCGGTAAGACTTGTCTTGTGAGTATGTTTTTAGATCCTTGACGGTCTGCAATACCTTCACTGGCGAGGCCTGTGCCATCTGGACCTGCAACCCGACAACGTCGTCATGTCGGCTGTGAGGTCCGTCCAGGTCAAACTGATCGATTTGGGTTCGGCCCATCGGGTCACCAAAATGGGTACCAAGGTTCCAGTCCTCGGCCATCTCGACTACATCTGTGAGTCGGAGTCGAAACGAGGAcgatttgaaattgtttgaaTGTTTTCAGCTCCCGAGGTACTCAACGAAGAACCCGCTTTCCCTCAGACGGACATTTGGACGGTGGGCGTGCTCACGTACGTCATGCTGTCGGGGGTCGTACCGTTCAAGGGTCAAGATGAGAACGAGACGAGACAGAACATATCGTTCGTCAGGTACAGATTTGAGCATCTATACAAGGAGATATCTCAAGAGGGCACCAGGTTCTTGATGCTCCTGTTCAAGCGCCaaccaaagtattttttttacgaaCCAGGGAATTCTCTTTTGATAGATTCTGTTTCAGCAAACGACCTTCCGCAGAAGAGTGTCACGAAAACAGGTGGTTGCTACCGACGGAATTTATGATTAAAAAACGGGAACGAGCTATTTTCTTAGGAAACAGATTGAAGGTGAGTTTTTGCAaagataacattttatttcttgcgttgtttgcaaaaaaatcaatacaaATTTTGTTCAGGAATATTCGACTGAATATCATCACGAAAAGGCTGAACTCGCTCAGGACATCACATCCAAACTCGGAGGGAAATTCAGTAGGTCCCACAGCATACAGGAAGAATTGTTGACTGCGCCTTAGGCGAGTAATTTAGAATGTAtatattgtttatattatgTTGACTGCTGAGTTacactatttaaaaaacttaatcGCTCAGAGggttatttttgtgttattttcattgtacTTCCAACTAATCTGTTTGACCAGCAAAAATAGATACTTTGACGTTActatgatttaaaaaatttatttcaataaaagactacaatttacatgtttttttattccttTACCAAAAACCTCAACTCCTTTTTTCATTGTCAAGCATCGCCTTGACGTGTTGCGCGATCGCCGTCTGTGGGTCTTTTTGGTACTGTTTGTTCTTGAAAATGTGTTGAAAAAGCTTGACACCTTGCAACTGGTTTTTCTTCAACTTTTTCGTCTTCTCTAttccttttttcttcttgGGTTGGGCGCTCTGTTTACCGTACGAAACATTCGCTGTGCTCTTCAGCAAACTATCCAAAGAGGGCAAGGCATCACGTAAGGGGTTCATGTCACCCACTATAGGCGTTTTTTTTCGCTTCTCGCTCAACTTGTTTTGATTCATCATCTCGAACTTCTTCAAAAGTATCTCCCTGCGCATTTTCagtttgtctttttttgttatgGTCGTTCCCAGCTCCGATTTTGCAGATTTGAAAGATTTCACGCTTCGGACGTCATCAGAAAGGTTTTTGTTGAGTGAGCCAACGTCAATGTGCAAACCTTCAAACATATTTTCCTGCGGCTTTATCAACAGTTCTGGGGTTGTACTGACTTCCGCCAGCCTCATTTTTTGATCGAGAGAAACCTGAACTGGAGTTTTTGCCTCCAAATGAAACTTTTTCCTCTGCCTGCGTACCTTTCCCATACTTCTCCAAAAAGAAACAttactttttttaacaaatctaAATATAAAAACTTACTCGGAACAATTCTATTATATAAACTTTAGCACAATAATATTTGttacttaaatttttgaggttaggaaTCACGTCCAATAACGTGCATCTGACGGAAGTTTGACAGACAACGATGAAAAATCTAACCTACAAAATgctaaaatcaaaaatattgttgtaataataattattctcAATGTATTAGCTTTCTTGAATTGTGTACAATGGAAGAGGAAAACAATGCACCAAGCGAAGACGAAAATGCTGAAGATGCAAAGAGTCCTAAACTTGCTACAGGTACGTATGCGTAGATgacttgttatttttatttaattggcTTGTTTTAGTCGAGGAAGAGGCAAAAACTCATAAAGTGGAAGAGACCGCCGTAAAGAGCGAAAGTCCAGCTGCGTACGATCCGAAAAACGTGCATTACGAAGGGGAATTGGCGGTTTATACTGACCCCAATACCGGCACTCAATATGAATGGTTTTCGGCGACAAACGAGTGGCGCTTGAGGGAGGTTGTCTACTCGTTTGAGGGCGACACCCACGTTTACACAGATAAAGACGGTGTGAAGTATTTTTGGGACAAAGAGAAGAGCGCGTGGTTTCCCCAATTGGACGACGATTTTATGGCGCGATACCAGATGAGTTACGGTTTTACGGAAAACGCGGAACAAAAAGACGAACCGACGGAGAAAAATGAACAACTTCCAGAACAAGAAACACCAAAAGCGCAGGGGGAGAAGCGGAAAGCGTCTGAACCGACGTGGTTTGACGTCAATGAGATGGAAAACACCAAAGTGTATGTGAGCAACTTACCCACGGACGTGACCGAGCAAGAGTTCGTGGATTTGATGCAGAAATGCGGACTCGTGATGAGGGACCCTACCAAcggcaattttaaaataaaattgtacaaaGAGCCTGACACAGGTTTTCTCAAAGGGGACGCCCTTTGCACCTACATCAAAATAGAATCGGTCGAACTGGCGCTGAATTTGCTGGACGGGTCGGACTTTAAAGGGCGAAAACTGAAAGTGGAAAGGGCCAAGTTCCAGATGAAGGGCGCATACGACCCCAAACTGAAGCCCAAGATGAAGAAGCGGAAAGAGAAGATGAAGCTGAAGAAAATGCAGGAGAAACTGTTCGACTGGCGGCCGGAAAAACCAGTTGGGGATCGAGCAAAGCACGAGAAAATCGTCGTTGTCAAGAATCTGTTCGATCCCTCGATCTTCGACACGGACGTGGGTCTGATCCTCGAGTTTCAGGAGGACCTGAGAGAGGAAGTGTCCAAGCTGGGCCAAGTGCGGAAGGTGATAATTTACGACCGTCATCCGGAAGGGATCGCCCAGATCAACATGTCCGCGCCCGAAGAGGCCGACGAGGTGGTCAAGCTGCTGAACGGAAGGTGGTTCATGAAGAGGCAATTGATGGCGGAGATTTGGGATGGCAAAACCAAGTTCAAGATAGCGGAAACGGACGCCCAGATCAAGGAGAGGTTGGACAACTGGGACAAGTTTCTGGAGGAGGACAAGCCGAAAGGCGAGTCGTCGGTCGCTTgagcaaattttatttttatgtaaatcaccgaaattattcaaataaataggTGTAGAGGTTTGGCGCCTAAATTCAAACACACATCCTGTCATCTGTGACGCAAAACAATTGTACGGTCAATCGTCGCCGCGTATGCGCATTACCGTTTTGTTCGCCGGTCTGGTAAGGGAATAGGTGAGGTTTCTCCAgtaattttgctaaatttacgAAAAATCTGCGGAGTTTCGGTGAAATCGCACTCAGGAAACTGAGTCTGGCGCCCCCGGGGGCCGAACTACGACGCAGTTACACTTGGTCGGTCGATGCACGTCGAATTTGACGCCGTCCTTTCTTTGCAGATTTTCACCACACTGGGAGTCCATTGAAACGAATTTGGTAACATATTTTACTGCAAAATGCAGTACAATAACGTATTTCACAACAGTTCAGTGTAAGTCAAGCcaatttttcatgtttttctGGTCGGAACTTGAAAATTCCCAATATCCGAAAGTGTTGCACGGGCTTGACCTCTTGCACCACTTTCACACGGAGGCTGCCATTTTAACTATTGTCACTCCTTTATGttggaaattttcattgttcatTTAGAATAATGACTCGGGAGGCAGTCGGGCCGCATCTTCCACGGGTTTTCGCCGTTTGGGGTTCCTCTGCCGCTGGAAAACGGAGGCGGCGATGACAATTCACTCTCGGGCGTCTACCCCTAATAAATTATGAAATCCTTTGTCCGGTTTTCTTGTGACGTAAAAAAGGATCAAACCAAATCTGTCATTaagaaatgtaaaaatgtgtagtcgcccatgcaaaaaaaaaatattttttgtccgacactgtcagaatttgagaattttctcctgtgtgaacggattttcaTAAacgtcacaacttgtcaaaacgaaatgttaagctaatttaaaagattttaagcgatttgaagcctttaaggggttcgtcgaacaaaaaaacgttgtacaTATTCaattcgttcgtgtgtaaattgggccttttttggcattcgtgggcctttaaaacactcgtttcactcgcgtttaaaaatggcccacttgtgaaaaaaaggcccaatttacacacgaactcatttTTAAATCTCATACCATTCCAGTTTTGACAACTTAACCAGTAAAACATATTTGttgctatacagggtgattctgaaataagtttggaaaaaaaatgtggagtatccttgacacaaaataattctgcgtaaatgacttttggaggtgaaattaaaaggATGGAAATCACCCTATATGcttgtatttccaacgcctatgaatagggaaaattagtccgaatttgttcacttcattagcaaccattgttacatcaactccacaataaaatCGTAAGTGCAAGCACATTGCTTTGTAAGTGATCAAGAGGAGtaaggttacgtttgtgactgacgggcatcttttatttattagttattgctaaactaccaaga encodes:
- the barc gene encoding 17S U2 SnRNP complex component HTATSF1; this translates as MEEENNAPSEDENAEDAKSPKLATVEEEAKTHKVEETAVKSESPAAYDPKNVHYEGELAVYTDPNTGTQYEWFSATNEWRLREVVYSFEGDTHVYTDKDGVKYFWDKEKSAWFPQLDDDFMARYQMSYGFTENAEQKDEPTEKNEQLPEQETPKAQGEKRKASEPTWFDVNEMENTKVYVSNLPTDVTEQEFVDLMQKCGLVMRDPTNGNFKIKLYKEPDTGFLKGDALCTYIKIESVELALNLLDGSDFKGRKLKVERAKFQMKGAYDPKLKPKMKKRKEKMKLKKMQEKLFDWRPEKPVGDRAKHEKIVVVKNLFDPSIFDTDVGLILEFQEDLREEVSKLGQVRKVIIYDRHPEGIAQINMSAPEEADEVVKLLNGRWFMKRQLMAEIWDGKTKFKIAETDAQIKERLDNWDKFLEEDKPKGESSVA
- the LOC138141205 gene encoding ribosome biogenesis protein SLX9 homolog, giving the protein MGKVRRQRKKFHLEAKTPVQVSLDQKMRLAEVSTTPELLIKPQENMFEGLHIDVGSLNKNLSDDVRSVKSFKSAKSELGTTITKKDKLKMRREILLKKFEMMNQNKLSEKRKKTPIVGDMNPLRDALPSLDSLLKSTANVSYGKQSAQPKKKKGIEKTKKLKKNQLQGVKLFQHIFKNKQYQKDPQTAIAQHVKAMLDNEKRS